A genomic segment from Kyrpidia tusciae DSM 2912 encodes:
- a CDS encoding alpha/beta fold hydrolase — protein sequence MEAKVEQGVFETIGGYRTHYHEAGAGEGKPLLLIHGSGPGVSAWANWRLVFPLLADDFQLYAPDLVGFGQTEKPRITYSVDVWVDHLIAFIEQKNLAPVSIIGNSLGGALALHIAHRRPEWIDKLILMGSAGIRFQLTEGLDKVWGYEPSLENMRNLIRIFAYDQTMAEKDDLVEMRYKASIQEGAHESYASMFPAPRQRWVDELSLSEEALRSIDKPTLLIHGREDRVLPVAETSWRLAQLLPRAEFHMFSQCGHWTQIEKTEAFCRLVKHFLKNNG from the coding sequence ATGGAAGCAAAAGTGGAACAGGGCGTCTTTGAAACGATCGGCGGTTACCGCACTCATTACCATGAGGCGGGTGCGGGTGAAGGAAAGCCTCTGCTGCTGATCCATGGTTCCGGCCCGGGCGTTTCTGCATGGGCGAATTGGCGCCTGGTTTTTCCTTTACTTGCCGATGATTTCCAGTTGTACGCACCGGATCTCGTGGGATTTGGACAAACGGAAAAACCGCGCATCACCTATTCGGTGGATGTCTGGGTCGATCATCTGATCGCATTCATCGAACAGAAAAATCTTGCACCCGTTTCGATTATCGGAAATTCTTTGGGTGGGGCGTTGGCCTTACACATTGCCCACCGGCGTCCGGAATGGATTGACAAGTTAATCCTCATGGGGAGCGCCGGCATCCGATTCCAATTGACCGAAGGCTTGGACAAAGTCTGGGGCTACGAGCCAAGTTTGGAGAACATGCGAAATTTAATTCGGATCTTCGCCTATGATCAAACGATGGCTGAAAAAGACGACCTGGTCGAAATGAGGTACAAAGCGAGTATCCAGGAAGGGGCTCACGAATCCTACGCGTCCATGTTTCCGGCACCGCGTCAGCGATGGGTGGACGAGCTTTCTTTAAGTGAAGAAGCGTTGCGAAGTATAGACAAACCGACATTATTGATCCACGGACGCGAAGATCGCGTATTGCCGGTTGCCGAAACCAGCTGGCGATTGGCACAACTGTTGCCCCGGGCCGAATTTCACATGTTCTCGCAATGCGGACATTGGACACAGATTGAAAAGACAGAGGCCTTTTGTCGGTTGGTCAAACATTTTCTAAAAAACAATGGATGA